A genomic window from Salvia hispanica cultivar TCC Black 2014 chromosome 5, UniMelb_Shisp_WGS_1.0, whole genome shotgun sequence includes:
- the LOC125191118 gene encoding cell wall / vacuolar inhibitor of fructosidase 2-like: protein MAAASRIISLIIAALCCLLPSAAAQKPDLAVAVCRNTTDFAFCRAAVYSDPRAPGADRYELIDIIFRLAYRNASDTRGYIAGKVKSGAGELKKCLGDYDKAVAILEGMLNDLNSESYFDLDSRSLDIQSRVIDCGKGLRIGVIARRNQNMLKFANMCYAVSKLF from the coding sequence ATGGCCGCCGCCTCTCGAATCATTTCCCTCATCATCGCCGCCCTCTGCTGCCTCCTCCCTTCCGCCGCCGCTCAGAAACCAGATTTAGCCGTCGCGGTCTGCAGAAACACCACCGACTTCGCCTTCTGCCGCGCGGCCGTCTACTCCGATCCCCGCGCTCCCGGCGCCGACCGCTACGAGCTCATCGACATCATATTCCGGCTGGCGTATCGGAACGCGTCTGATACGAGAGGCTACATCGCCGGCAAGGTGAAATCGGGCGCCGGTGAGCTGAAGAAATGCCTAGGTGACTACGACAAGGCGGTTGCGATCCTGGAGGGGATGCTCAACGATTTGAATTCGGAATCTTATTTCGATTTGGATTCTCGATCCCTTGATATCCAGAGCAGAGTGATCGACTGCGGGAAGGGATTGCGCATTGGCGTCATTGCTCGAAGGAACCAGAACATGCTTAAATTTGCAAATATGTGCTATGCTGTTTCTAAGCTTTTTTAG